The region atataccgTTCTGCAGCGCcaggtacacacatacacacgcacttacCATTCTGCAGCTCCAGGTACACGCCCAGCAGTATGGCCTCAGGAGGGATTTCCTTTGTCTGGACCATGGAAGCAGCCTGGACAAATCAAGCCAACGTCAGAGCAGGAACACCACACAGTTAAGGAAAATTTCACACTTAACTAGTCACTATATTTTCTAGGATGACCTTGAAACTGCATTGAGCAGAATTCTCCAcaatgtgtttatgcatgcgtgtccatttgtgtgcgtgtgtgtgtgcgtgcgtgcgcgtatacatgtgtataggtgtgtgtgcgcatacgcgtgtgtgcctgtgtgtataggtgtgtgtgtttgtgtgcgcatgggtatatgtgtgcgtgtatgtaccTGGTGTAAACACTTGCGGGCCTTCTCGTACTCGCTCCTCAGACAGTAGGCACTGCCCAGGTTAAACAGCATCATGGCGCGGGCGGAGCTCACAGTGCTGGGGTAACACACAGGAGCCGGCTTCCccgctgcagaaacacacatcacaccaacacactcaattTTTACACAAaggagcatacacacacatctcacacacacatactcacatataaCACAAaggagcatacacacacacacacacacacacacactcacgtattACAGAAATgagtatacacacatcacacaaaaatggccacatcaCACAAAGGCGCTTGCATATTACACAAGGAGcatcacacaaaaatacacattgCACAAAGAAAGCATGcgtaccaacacacacacattttgcacgccacgcatgcatgtgtgcgcgcacacactaCGTCCACACAAAAAGGCTAACGTGTCACAAAAACTAGCCCAGACAAAAACACATGACAAACTGCTTAAGGGCAATGACTCACAAGACTCCACTGGCTCCAGATCCCCTTTTTCAGAACCTGTGAAGCAACAGCTATGATGAAATGCAAACTCCCTCGCCCCATTTTACAGAGCCCCCTCTGTTTATACTACAATTACACAAAAATGTGCATATATGTATTGTAGTCGTTAACACAGTcagcaaatatttaaaacagCAAACATAATTGTTTGGCAAACAGTTTGAGTTATTTGAGGAGAGAGACCTTGGTCCAGCTCGCTGGAGGAGACCCCCAGGGACACGTCGGTGACGTTCTCGGGGTTGAGGTGCGCGATGGCGTCTGAGATCCGGTCCATGGAGATCAGCGCCTCGGCCGCGTACAGGTGCCCCAGGAACCTGTGGCGGCAGACACCGGCAATCACGGTCACAGGCACGAACGCGGTCATATGTACGCACGCTGTGTGTCAACTGAGCAAGCTGCAGATATGCCAGGCCCTGTGTAAGAGGCCCTGTGTGTGGAAGCCTGTGTATACTTACAGCACTCATGTGTTCGTTTGTTTGTCAGCAGTTAGGATAAAGTTGTTTTGCTCAGCCTTATGGCTTTGCTTAAGAGTTCATTCAATATGAGCATGAAGAATATGTACATGGAACAATACGGAATGAGCCTGTGTCAGAGGCCCTGTGTCAGAGGCCCTGTGTCAGAGGCCCTGTGTTGAGGTGTGCTAGAGGCACTGTGTTATAatctcacaaacaaacatggaggaagagaaagtgATCATACTTAAGGGACCCGGACAGTTTGCTTTGGTGAAGGAGTTTCTCGGCGTGGTTGAGGGCCATCAGGTTGTCTCCCAGTGCCAGGGCTACATAAGCACTACAGGCCAGGATGGAGCACCTAGAGTCACAGCAGAGGAGTCAGTCACACACCTAGAGGTTACAGCACatgagtcacagtcacacacctagAGTCACAGAAAGCAGATAGATAGAACAAAAGAGTTTAGACCAGGACACTGATCTCAGAGCAGTCACAATGTTATGATAAGCATACGGATTTGGTATGGTAAGAGTTGGGTGTCTGTGAATATTCCAACACTAATATGGAGCACAAGTTCAGACTTCCTGTTACCCCTCGCCTCCTGATAACGGTTTCAGTACCACCCCAATGCATTCAGCATTTACAGCTCAGAGCCGCAGAAAGCTCAGGGAGCTGGCAGAGAGTTCGGCAGAACAGGGAGCACGAGGCCCTGCTGCCCCCTCACCTCAGAttgtccacttcctgtttcctgaggGGGGAGGATGGGTCGGCAGGAATCAGCTTGTCTCCGTCAGAGCCTTTcccactgccacacacagaggaacacacgATCAGGACCGCATCAAAGACACGACAACTCAGCTCAACAAACAGCTGAACATAAACACGATCTCTCACATAGCTGACCACAGCCTGTTTTCAGCCTGTAATATGCATGGCAAAGAACAGGCGTAATCAGTGTATGAATGAAACAAGGAACTGTTAAAGAGTTTTTCTGTCAGTCAACACTGATTTTATGTATACAGGTACCATGTATGTTTgcattcatgtttgtatgcatgccAGTAaaagtgtacagacacacagtacgtAGTGTGCAACCTGCAGGCCTCTCAGTACTGACTGACTGGAGCTCTTGGAgcaccacacacagacgcacagggCACAGGCTcacagatggacagacggacggacggacggacagacggacggacataCAGACGgagacgcacgcgcacacacagtctctgACCTGCAGGCCTCGCTGTTCTCGCTGCCGCTCTCGGTGCTGCCGGACAGACTGGAGCTCTTGGAGCAGGAGTCACTCTTCACCTCCTGCTGCAGCTcaggcaggaggagcagggcgtTCCGCAGACAGATGGCAGCAAACTCCATACTGGCCACAGGGATGGCTGCAGACTGCCCGTCACTACAGCGACGACCAATCGAATCAGCTACAATAGCTACATTTCACACATCTTTCCACTGTAAAGCTCTTTCACGCCCCCTTCTGGCTGACCTTACACAAGTCATCAAAGCCAGGCTGTCACAGAGGCTCACGGACTATCAATTGTCAAACTTAGCCTTCAACTGAAAGCACTTGGCATGAGACACTGCACTGAAAACGGTTATGATGCTAAATTTATCCAATCATGTTCACTTTAACCCAGGATTAAACCTACTACCTGGCAAGATCAGTTAGTTTCAGAATATTACTGTACACGTTGTAATGCAGCACCACCTGCTGATCAGGAGGAAGACCAGCACTTCGAGGCTGGGTTCATCAGCAGCCTGAAAACCTTAGTGAATGTAGCACAGCGAGAGGGGCTGGTCCCTGACCTGTACACCGTGTTCTGTGTGGACTGAGAGGCCAGGACGATCTTGCGATGGTAGCCTTGACCCACGATGGACTGCACTATGCCCTTCTTACTGGGCAGACCTTTGTTCTCCTGCTCCGAGCTCTGAACAGatcacacacaggggcaggggaagggccaagggagaggggagaagaggaTGAAAAGAAGAAGATTAGGAAGAGACTGAGAAACACAAAGATCTCGTGCGCCCCTTGTTTTATAGATAACAGCATCACGGGCAAAAtgcatcatttcatttttcttttgaattcCAGCAGCATTACATTTAATGCAATCACTGcgttgtaatgcaatgtaaaataaCTGGTAAAGAACATTCAGTTTAGCTCTCAGCATGTACTACACATGTACACTGATTTCCTAATTCCTTAGAGCGAGGAACATGATTCCCAGTGGACTCACAGTCATGACTTCATACCACAGGGCCACTTGTTTCACCTCAGTCTCAATAATTTAGCCCCTTAATCTAGGACAGTCGCATTTATATCAATCCCGGTACTGCAGTTCCTGACCTTATTACTTAGCCTATTTAGCATGTGTACTAGACTTAATATTCATGGCTGTAGACTGATTCTGTTGTATTGTACACAagctgttctgtagtttgttctaatgacctcgGTATGCACGTTTTTGTaggtggctttggataaaagctaaataaatataGTGTAGCAGTGTGTATCCTGACTCACCCCTCTGTTGGCAGAGATGCAGCACTCTGCCAGCCTGAGCCACAGGCGTGGGTTAGAGTGGTACACCTGCACAGCCTCCATCAGGCACTCGAAGGCCGCCAGGGGGCGCCCCAGGTGCAGAAGCTGGATCCCGCAGTTGTAGAGCAGCTCGTAACGCTTATTGGCCAGCAGGGCACACATGGGAACGCCAGAGAACGACTTCGCTGCAACGACACGCACGGCAGAGGGGCGGCTGTGACGCTGGCCATTATAAACGCACCGCAGAACCTCAGAGACACCAACCCGCTGGGAACGGGGGGACAACACCAACCCGCTGGGAACGGGGGGACAACACCAACCCGCTGGGAACGGGGGGACAACACCAACCCGCTGGGAACGGGGGCTGTTCAGAGTTCGGAAATGTTTGTAActttcaaaaacaaatttgACCAATTATAATCCAAATCACTTATCGAACGGTGATTTGCATTACGACTAATGCAAATGTTTCACTGATTTTAGATGGACCTAATACACATTAATAAACAAGAATTTCCAGTTTTCTataaatttatttcagatttttaaaatttctcccaatttggtagccaattgtactccgtctgattcaattagagccagtattagatacaccgcccacaccctgtcccttggcggcccgaaggagagcgataggccttcttcaagccgtcttgtctcatgctcgtgactgtgattccgaggcgcctgAGGTGCTTCGTGTGTggtgatctactaaccctgccaagtccttccctctggagcagcgagccaattatgctgctccacgagaGTCGgacaaacttggcttttggcaggaccgggaatcgaaccccggtccctggtgtgcaactgcagcacaACTGCAACCACAAAAGAAtttccagtttaaaaaaaaatctatgtatTGCATAATAAAATGGTGGAAAAGGCATAACTGCTGCTGTTACTTCTCGGTTCATACCCGGTTTGACTGACTGGTCAGTCAGGTTTTGCATACTGCAATATCCATCACCTCGACATCTGACACCAGACCTTATATACACAACACGTAAACATGATTCATTATGTGCATAATAacaaacacccccaccacaTTTAGCAGGTGATTATATCCATAAAACATCCACTTACTCTGACCGTTTCCGCCGTTCCCGATCTGGGCACACGTGTGGTCATTCTCCTGCAGGGCCTTCTTGAAGTAGAAAATGCCCAGGTTGTGCTTCCCCATCGCAAAGTGTATGCAGCCCAGGTTATTCCAAAACATACAGCGAACACATTCACCTGGAAACAGAGGAAAAACCTTACCACACCATGGGAATTCTATCATTACAATAAAactctgaagaaaaacaaaatcaattgttTGGATTTGATTTTCAAAAGTTAGAAGCGGCCAGTCAGAATAACACTGTGCCAGATACTGGGTGGAGAGTCGCTGCAATAGACTCAGGGCTGTAAGGAAGATCATGGCCTAGAACTGGACACAAGGCTATGAGGGGGACAATGGCCTAGAACTGGACACAAGGCTATGAGGGGGACAATGGCCTAGAACTGGACACAAGGCTATGAGGGAAACAATGGCCTAGAACTGGACACAAGGCTATGAGGGGGACAATGGCCTAGAACTGGACACAAGGCTATGAGGGAAACAATGGCCTAGAACTGGACACAAGGCTATGAGGGGGACAATGGCCTAGAACTGGACAAGGCTATGAGGGAAACAATGGCCTAGAACTGGACACAAGGCTATGAGGGAAACAATGGCCTAGAACTGGACACAAGGCTATGAGGGAAACAATGGCCTAGAACTGGACACAAGGCTATGAGGGGGACAATGGCCTAGAACTGGACACAAGGCTATGAGTATGAGGAACATATAGTTACCGGTCTTCAGAGCCCCGGGGTGCTCTGCGATGTTGGAGCTGTTTAACAACTTCACCGCTTTCCTGTAGTTTCCTCTCAGATACTCAAAGTTACTCTTCAGGAAGAGGGATGGAGCCGACTAGGGAGGAGGACAAAAAGCATCACGTTTACTCACCCGTCAGGAGGTTTTCAATGTTGTGAAACGCTTATTAATTTGCAAAGTAGAAGAGGAAATATTAATGTGACTGGCATCACACATCATGCAATTGGTGAAGACTTTAGAGATGAAACACACTTCACATAGTAAAAAGATGTAATtgaacaaagaataaaaaataaaaagcaagcgttaaaaaagcaaaaacaaaacatcaaacatcagACAAAGTCATACATTAAAAGcgagtttgaaaaggtgagtttttctgaatgcgggaagtGAGGTGGAATCTTTCATGTTTACCGTTTACATGTACatgatttactgtatatgaaatcGAAATGCAGTCAAAACTATTTACAGACCAGAAAGAGAAACCAGTGTAGTTACTAACACTCAAATACAGACCTAGTTTTTTCTTAATGCACTTGATACACATAAGATGGCAAGATGGCATCATCTTTTCAAACATGCTGATTTGTGTGCTTTCAAGAAGCTCACAGCGTatggcacacacaagcacagccgGGGCGAAGACTCACAGTTCCTGCTGTGTTCATCACAGACTTGATCTCCCTCTTACACGCCTTCAGTGACTTCATCTGAATGTAGGCTCGGACTTTATACTGCAGAGACAACAAAATCACCACCAGTCAGCCAACCATACCTTCCATCTCACAGCTGGAAAAATGTggcttcatttattttctgtgataaTGTAATAAATGACTCCATTGCTTTTTCCAGTGACTGACCTGATGCATTTTTGACTTTGCAGCTTCAATCACAGCTGTGCAGTCAGCCTTCTGGTTGGCATCTTTGTTTGCCTGTTTGGAAGAAAGCCCCGGTACAATTCATGAAACCTGTAAACAGCACTGTCCCAGTCTGCCATTTCATTATTGCCAGTAAACAAAAGAAACATGTTTTTTCCTCTTCACTAAATGCTGTCCACTGATTCACTGAGTTACCTGGAAAGTCTGCAGGATTTTATCTATTTTGGTTTAGgcaacatcattatcattattttattgtagAACATTATTGTAGAACAAATTCCCTCCTATTTGACCCCATGGACTTGGCCTACAGGTCTTTATGGACACTAGTGTCCAGTATTAGGGCCGCCTCAGAAACATGATCCCCAGtcaggattcaggtcaggaacATGGACCCATCTGCTGATTCCACAGTTAGGTTACTGTAAATGTAGAGGTGCTACTTAACTCCAAATGATACAAACAACTCGCACACTAAATGTGCAATTCTTATTCATCAGCTATTTAATTTTCTCATGAGTAATATTGAGAAGCTTTTATACATTTCTACTAAATTAATTTGCATCTATTTTTACTTTCATTAAAATGGAATCATGCAGGAGATGTTTCATGACAGGGGGATATACAGACACTTGGAGCACTGGGTGGAATGTACTCAATATTAACAAATGACCATAGTACCTACTGTCAAGAGAGCACACACAGTATGTAAAACCAGAATTTGGGAACACAACCTAGAATATAAAGAGCAGAAGGGACCACAGGAAGTAGAACTGGAGTGCAGACCAGAAAACAAGAGAACGGAGACCACTCACATCCATTTTGCCATTCTTGTTATTCCCCTGAACGGTGAGTTTCTCCAGCAAAGCCAGGAGATGCAGAGCCTTTTCCGGCTGGAAGGTGAGCAGGTACAGATCCACCAGCAGGAGGCACACCGCCTGAGCAAACTTCTCTTCTAGGACAAATTACACCATCAAGCCATGCCGAACAGCTTCACCCCcttccacactcactcactgctgaCCTGAGAGCTTAACCACACTCACGACTCACCTGAGAgcttaaacacactcactcactgctgaCCTGAGAGCTTAAACACTCACTACTGACCTGAGAGCTTAaacgcactcactcactgctgACCTGAGAgcttaaacacactcactcactgctgaCCTGAGAgcttaaacacactcactcactgactgctGACCTGAGAAtttaaacacactcactcactgctgaCCTGAGAgcttaaacacactcactcactgactgctGACCTGAGAATTTAAACTCACTCACAACTGACCTGAgagctcaaacacactcactcactgctgaCCTGAGAGCTTAAACGCTCACACATTCACAACTGACCAGAGAgcttaaacacactcactcactgactgctGACCTGAGAAtttaaacacactcactcactactgaCCTGAGAgcttaaacacactcactcactgctgaCCTGAGAgcttaaacacactcactcactgactgctGACCTGAgagctcaaacacactcactcactgctgaCCTGAGAgcttaaacacactcactcactgctgaCCTGAGAGCTTAAACACTCACTACTGACCTGAGAgcttaaacacactcactcactgactgctGACCTGAGAATTTAAACTCACTCACTACTGACCTGAgagctcaaacacactcactcactgctgaCCTGAGAGCTTAAACACTCACTACTGACCTGAGAgcttaaacacactcactcacaactgACCTGAgagctcaaacacactcactcactgctgaCCTGAgagctcaaacacactcactcactgctgaCCTGAGAGCTtaaccacactcactcactgctgaCCTGAGAGCTtaaacactctcactcactactGACCTGAGAgcttaaacacactcactcacgacTGACCTGAGAGCTtaaccacactcactcactgctgaCCTGAGAGCttgaacacactcactcactgctgaCCTGAGAGCTTAACCACACTCACTACTGACCTGAGAgcttaaacacactcactcactgctgaCCTGAGAgctta is a window of Conger conger chromosome 1, fConCon1.1, whole genome shotgun sequence DNA encoding:
- the cnot10 gene encoding CCR4-NOT transcription complex subunit 10 isoform X2, which translates into the protein MADNNTEQTAEMKQDNHASTGNADQEKELAVNAFDAFTSGSYDDSLKHLGTLQDLNKEDYKIAMNKATAEFYKSGQTTTDTLKQALLAMKNQVHTAVEDIDGLDDVENSILYYNQAIIHYHLRQYSEAIVIGEKLYQFLEPFEKFAQAVCLLLVDLYLLTFQPEKALHLLALLEKLTVQGNNKNGKMDANKDANQKADCTAVIEAAKSKMHQYKVRAYIQMKSLKACKREIKSVMNTAGTSAPSLFLKSNFEYLRGNYRKAVKLLNSSNIAEHPGALKTGECVRCMFWNNLGCIHFAMGKHNLGIFYFKKALQENDHTCAQIGNGGNGQTKSFSGVPMCALLANKRYELLYNCGIQLLHLGRPLAAFECLMEAVQVYHSNPRLWLRLAECCISANRGSSEQENKGLPSKKGIVQSIVGQGYHRKIVLASQSTQNTVYSDGQSAAIPVASMEFAAICLRNALLLLPELQQEVKSDSCSKSSSLSGSTESGSENSEACSGKGSDGDKLIPADPSSPLRKQEVDNLRCSILACSAYVALALGDNLMALNHAEKLLHQSKLSGSLKFLGHLYAAEALISMDRISDAIAHLNPENVTDVSLGVSSSELDQGSEKGDLEPVESSGKPAPVCYPSTVSSARAMMLFNLGSAYCLRSEYEKARKCLHQAASMVQTKEIPPEAILLGVYLELQNGNTPLALQIIKRNQLLPWGKSSSPDVRKKPATFQPVQPIQMPSSFTQVQRK
- the cnot10 gene encoding CCR4-NOT transcription complex subunit 10 isoform X1; this encodes MADNNTEQTAEMKQDNHASTGNADQEKELAVNAFDAFTSGSYDDSLKHLGTLQDLNKEDYKIAMNKATAEFYKSGQTTTDTLKQALLAMKNQVHTAVEDIDGLDDVENSILYYNQAIIHYHLRQYSEAIVIGEKLYQFLEPFEEKFAQAVCLLLVDLYLLTFQPEKALHLLALLEKLTVQGNNKNGKMDANKDANQKADCTAVIEAAKSKMHQYKVRAYIQMKSLKACKREIKSVMNTAGTSAPSLFLKSNFEYLRGNYRKAVKLLNSSNIAEHPGALKTGECVRCMFWNNLGCIHFAMGKHNLGIFYFKKALQENDHTCAQIGNGGNGQTKSFSGVPMCALLANKRYELLYNCGIQLLHLGRPLAAFECLMEAVQVYHSNPRLWLRLAECCISANRGSSEQENKGLPSKKGIVQSIVGQGYHRKIVLASQSTQNTVYSDGQSAAIPVASMEFAAICLRNALLLLPELQQEVKSDSCSKSSSLSGSTESGSENSEACSGKGSDGDKLIPADPSSPLRKQEVDNLRCSILACSAYVALALGDNLMALNHAEKLLHQSKLSGSLKFLGHLYAAEALISMDRISDAIAHLNPENVTDVSLGVSSSELDQGSEKGDLEPVESSGKPAPVCYPSTVSSARAMMLFNLGSAYCLRSEYEKARKCLHQAASMVQTKEIPPEAILLGVYLELQNGNTPLALQIIKRNQLLPWGKSSSPDVRKKPATFQPVQPIQMPSSFTQVQRK